From the Pseudodesulfovibrio indicus genome, the window GTGGTGGTCGTAGAGGTGGACGCGCAGGTTCGGATTGTCCAGCACGGGCCGGACATGGGGAATCCGCGATTTCTGGCGGGTGTCAACGACCACGAGCAGCTCCACGGAGTCCGGCTCAATGTCCTTGAACGCCTTGAAATTGAAGAGATAGGTCGTGCTCTCGATGAAGAAATTGCGGAGGTTGGTCTCCTGGCTGCCCGGAAAGATGAGCACCGCCTCCGGGTAGAGCTTGCTGGCCGCCACCATGGCCGCCAGGGCATCGAAGTCCGCATTGGCGTGGGCCGTGATCACAGTCCTGGCATTTATCTTTTCCGTGGTCTTTTTCATTTTGTATTTCAGTCTATTAAAGTGATCACATGGTTGATCGCGGATGGAACTGGCGGTGCAGGTTCCTGAGCCGGTTGGACTCCACGTGGGTATAGATCTCGGTGGCGCTGATGTCGGCGTGCCCCAGCAGGATCTGCACGGTCCGCAGGTCCGCGCCGCCCTCCAGCAGGTGGGTGGCGAAGGAGTGGCGGAAGGTGTGCGGGGAGATGGACCGCCGTATGCCCGCCGCCTCGGCGTATTTCTTGATCAGCTTCCAGACCCCCTGGCGGGTCAGCCCCTTGCCCGAACGGTTCAGGAACATGAAGTTCTCGCGCGGCTTGAAGCCGGGGCGGGTGAACTCCAGGTAGCGGTTCAGCCAATCCTGGGCCAGGTAGTGGATGGGGATCAGCCGGTCCTTGGAACCCTTGCCGAAGACCTTGAGCATGCCCACCTGTCCGTCGTAGTCCAGGACCTTCATCTGGATCAGCTCCGAAACCCGCAGCCCGGCGGCGTAGAGCAGCTCCAGCATGACCTTGTCGCGCATGCCGAGCGGGGTGGCCGTGTCGGGCAGGGCGAGTACCCGGCTTATTTCCTCGCGGGTCAGGAATTCCGGCAGCTTGCGCGGGAGCTTGGGATTCTCCAGCAACTGGCCGGGGTCTTCCTTGTACCATTTCTCGTCCATGGCGAAGGCGAAGAACCCGCGCAGGGAGGAGAGGTGGCGGGCCAGGGACCGGCTCTTGAGCCCCCTGGCGCGCAGGTGGGTCAGGTACAGGAAGAGGGTCTTGTCGGACAGGTCCTTCAACTCGAAGTCCTTCTCCCCCAGGAAGGAGAGCAGGGAGGTCAGGTCGTTGGCGTAGCTGGTCAGGCTGTTTTCCGACAATCCCTTCTCGATCAACAGGTGCTCAAGGTACCTGTCCACCCAGGGATGGCTGGAATCAGAGGATTTTTTGCTGTTATCACCTTGCGCCATGATCACTGCCCGAACGATTTGATAGCGTAAAAGTATTGGATGATAGCCGCCCGATAGGGGTAATGGCCGCTTGAACTCGCAACAGGCACAACTGCCAGCATCCTTGCTATCAAGGTGAGGGTCAAAGCGCAATGGTTCGCATTGACACAGGGTCATGCCCCCATTATGAAAGTGCTTCAATATCGGTTTCCAAGGAGAGATAATACATGTCTGAATTCAAGCTGGCCGACCGTCTTTCGGCCCTGCCTCCGTATCTTTTCGCCGCCATTGACAAGGCCAAGGCCGAAGTGGCCGCCAAGGGCATGGACATCATCAGCCTCGGCATCGGCGACCCGGACCTGCCCACCCCGGACTTCATCATCGAAGCCCTGTACGCGAGCGCCAAGAAGGCCGCCAACCACCGATATCCCGACTACGTCGGCATGCTGGCCTACCGCCAGGCCGTTGCGGACTGGTACAAGCAGCGCTTCGACGTGGACCTTGACCCCAAGACCGAGGTGGTCAGCCTGATCGGCTCCAAGGAGGGCATCGCCCACTTCCCGCTGGCCTACGTCAACCCCGGCGACACCGTGCTGGTGGCCACTCCGAACTATCCCGTCTACGGCATCGCCACCCAGTTCGCGGGCGGTGTGGTTGAGTACCTGCCCCTGGTCGAGGAGAACGACTTCCTGGTCGACCTGGACGCCATCAGCAACGACACCTGGGCCAAAGCCAAGATGATCTTCGTCTGCTACCCGAACAACCCGACCGCGGCCACGGCGACCAAGCCCTTCTATGAGAAGCTCATCGAGAAGGCCAAGGAATTCGACGTGATCGTCGTCTCCGACGCCGCCTACACCGAAATTTACTACGATCCGGACAACAAGCCCATCTCCATCTTCGAATGCGAGGGCGCCAAGGATGTCTGCATCGAGTTCCATTCCCTGTCCAAGACCTACAACATGACCGGCTGGCGCGTGGGCATGGCCGTGGGCAACCAGTCCCTGATCGCGGGACTGGGCAAGATCAAGGAAAACGTGGACTCCGGCATCTTCCAGGCCGTCCAGGAGGCGGGCATCGCCGCCCTGCGCGACGGCGAGCCGTTCGCCGAGAACTTCCGCGCCATCTACAAGGAGCGCAGGGACGTGGTCAGCGCCGCCCTGACCAAGATCGGCATCAAGCACCGCATCCCCGACGCCTCCTTCTACCTCTGGTGCAACACCCCGGAAGGGTACAAGTCCTCGGAATTCGTAACCAACGTTCTGAAGCAGACCGGCGTGGTCCTGACCCCCGGCAACGGCTTCGGCACCCCCGGAGAAGGGTACTTCCGCATCTCCCTGACCGTAAACAACGACAAGCTCGAGGAGGCCGTATCCCGAATTTCGAAACTGTGATCTGCTACGTGAGCCTCGGCTCGAACGTGGGAGACACCGAAGACAACATCCATGAGGCCCTGGTCCTGCTTGAAGACTACGGCGACGACATCCGTCTGAAAAAGGTCTCGGAATACTACGAGACCGAGCCGCAGGGAGAGATCAAGGACCAGCCCTGGTTCACCAACCAGGTGGTGGAGCTCGAAATCGACGCCGAGATATGGTCGCCGCCGGGCTTCCTGTCCACCTGCACGGCCATCGAGGCCAAGATGGGCCGCACCAGGGCCGTGCCCGGAGGCCCCAGGCCCCTGGACATGGACATCATCGCCTGGGGCGACGTGGAAATGGACATGAGCTTCCTGACCTTGCCGCATCCGCGCGCCAAGGAAAGGGCGTTCGTGCTCGTTCCGCTCAAGGAAATCGCCCCCGACTACGTCTTTCCCGACGGCACGACCATCGACCAGGCGCTTTCCGCCATCGAGTACCGTATGGAAGGCCGGAAGATCTGGCAGGATTCCTAACCAAACCCCACAGCGAGGCGCCCAATGCTCAAATTCGTGGTCATCGCAGCGGCATTGTTCCTTGTCTACAAGCTCTTCATGGGCGACAAGCGCAAGAAGGACATGCAACAGGAAAAGGTCGTCAAGCAGAAGGTGGCCTCCGGTGAAATGGTCAAGGACCCCGTCTGCGGGACCTACGTCAAGAACGACGGCGACATCCGTGTCCGGGAAGGGGAGAAGGTCCACATCTTCTGTTCCTACGAATGCCGCGACAAATACCTGAAGCAGATAGGAGCCAGCATCCCCAAGAAAGAGGAAAGCTAGCTCCCACCCACAGCAAACGAAGAAAGGCCCGAACAGGGCCTTTTTTTGTACCCGCCGCCCGGCTTTCCGAAATACCATCCCGGTCGAGCCGCAATCCCGTTCCGGAAGGGCGACCCTACAGGCTCGTCCGGGACTCCATCATGTCCGCTTCATCCCTCATCCGGCCAAAAGCCGTTTTCACGTCCCTGAAACGACCAGGGGAGACTGCGGTGAGCCGTCCGTATATCGCCTGCAATTTGTTTGTCGCGGATTTTTACAAAGAGGACGCGCACTGAGTCGGGAAAGGCCGGAAAACGGCGGAGAATCGATTTACGGGACAGGCGCTTTGGGTAAGCCGTCGGTCACTGACCGCTGAAGGCGGAATAGCAAAAGTTCAACCAGACTTACTCCCGCATCTTCAACACCTTATACACTTGTCTCATAATGTAAATTATGTAAACTTTTAAATTCGAGGGGGTGAAATGGGGGCTTTCGGAACCGACGAAATTTGCCTGCCCTCCTTTTGCCGTGTCCCTTGGCCTGTTCCGAGAATCCGGTTGAAGAATTGGCAAGCTGCCCATTGAGAGTTTTCAATGCGACTGGTAATGATGCTCCATCGCAAACAGACAACAGGCGCTCGCCGCCGTTCGAGGTACAATGAGATTCAACGCCGTCCATCCCGTTTTGGCCGCTGTCCTGATCCTGGCCCTGGCCGCTCCCGGTCTGGCCCAGGATAAACAGACCTTTCAGCAATGGCTCGAGCACTACGAGGCCTGGGACCGGCTGGAAAAGGAATACGCCCGGGAATCCGCCGCCGAAGCCCCCGAGGCTATCCTCAAGCGCGCCCAGGTCTATCTCAACCTCAACTCTCCCGATAAAGCACTTGAAATCATTGAAATGACGCCCGCTTTTGACGGCGAACTCGAAGCCCGGCGACTGTGGCTCGGAGGCCAGGCCTATCGCGGCCTCGGCGACCTGACCAAGGCCGTGCTCTGGTACACCCAGGCCTCCAAGTTCATGACCGACGACGAGATCAAGCGCCGTTTCGGGTCCGAACCGTCCCTGGACACCATCTGGCACGACGTATGGCTCAAGATGTACTGGTCGTACAACGCCAACCACACCCTTACCAGGGACTCCCAGAAGGAAGCCCTTGACCTGGTTTTGTCCGTGGGGCGCAAGGTCTGGGATAACGAGTTCTGGAACCAGGTGTCTTCCCACATCAATCCCGGTCAGTCGGCCGACGATGCCAAGACGCCGAACCAGGCGGTGTCTCCCGCCGTTCCCCTGGTCAGTACCGAAGACACCCAGCGCATCGCCCAGGCCATGGCCGCCATTTCCCTTGAAAAATTCGAAGACGCTTCGCTCCTCGTCAGCGACCTGCCCCAGGAAGCCTTGCTTTCCTTCTGGAACTCGATCCTGACCTTCCTTCAAACAGGCAACCCGCCGGAAAACCTGAATGTATTCCTTGAAGGAAACTATCTCAAGGCGAACGCCTTCTGGGCGGGAAATCTGCTGGCCCCCTATTCCAAATCCCGGGCCGAATGGTTCCTGGGCAACCCCGACTCCGCCGCCTGGACCCAGTTCCGCAACAACCTGCTGACCATGTCTCCGGCCGACGCCGACAAGGCCATCGAAAACGAACTCGGCTCCATGCTCATTTCCGAGCAGACCTCGACCCTGCTGCGCAATTTCAAGCTCGCGCTTTCCCTGTCCAACGGCGACTTTGAGACTGCTTCAACCACCTGGAATTCAATTAACAAATCAACCCTTCCCATCTGTCTCAGACTGGCCGGCGTGCTCGCCTTCAAGGAGCACTTGAACAAAGTTCTGCCCGAATCTCCGGCCCAGGCCTATGCGCTCTACCCGATCCTGACCGCCCTTTCCGGCGCAGGCGGGCAGGAAGCGCATCCCCAGACCGAGGCCCCCTTCTGGACAGCCGCCCCCGCCGACCAGTTGCAGACCCTTTCCACGGCCCAGTACCCCCTGGACCGCCTGTTGCTCCTGGCCTACTGGCAGCAGCGTTTCGCCAAGGAGCCGTCCGTGGCGCTGGCCAAGCGGGCCGCCTATCTGTTCGACGACTCCTCGTTCGGCATCAACGGGCTGCTCTACCTCGCGGACGACGCGGTCAAGGCCAAGCGGCTCCAGCTCGGCGCGTTCTACCTGAACCGCATCGACGAACCCGCCCTGCCCGCCAACCTCCAAATGGCCTGGCTCGATGCCAAGACCCGGCTGGAGCTGGAATCCGGCAGGCAGGCCACCGCCCTGGAAACCTATCAGAAGATGACCGCCACGGGCGAACCGATCCCGGTCATGACCCGGCTGCGTATGGCCCTGCTCTACCAGCAGCGGCGCGAATACGAGACCGCGCAGAAGGAATTGCTGGCCATGTGGGACGCCCGCGCGACCATGACCACCGCACTCCAGGCCGAGACCCTGTTCTGGCTGGGCGAGGGCGAACAGGCCATGCGCAATCCTGACAAGGCCTTGGATTATTACCTCAAATTGGCCTGGCAGTACCCCGGTGAGAACATCTGGGCGCTGACCGCCATGTACCGCGCGTCCCTGATCTACGAAAAGCGGGGCAAGTACGAGACCGCCAAGAGGCTGCTCACCACCGTGGTCCGCAACGCCGCTCGCAAGGAGCAGAAAGAGGCTGCCCAGGCGCGCATCGAAGCCATCAACAACAAGATGGGCAAGCCCGAAGCCGGCGCGGAGGACGCGCTGGTCTATCCCTTCTAGAGATGCCGGCCCGGTTGACCCTCGAATCCGCCCGCATGGGTGCCTGGCGCACCCTGCCGGTGGCGATCAGCGTCTTTGCCTATGGCATGGTCTACGGTCTGCTGACCCGTGAGGCGGGCCTGACCATGCTGGAGTCCGTGCTTTCCAGCGGCCTGATCTTCGCCGGCTCCGCCCAGTTCGTGGCCCTGGACATGTGGACCCACCCCCTGCCCGTTGCCGCGCTGATTTTGACCGTGTGCGTGGTCAACCTGCGCCACGTGCTCATGAGCGCGTCCCTGACCCCGTGGATGCAGGGCCTCCCCCCGCGCGCCACCCTGCCCCTGCTCTTCCTGCTGGTGGACGAAAGCTGGGCCATGACCTACGGGGCGGCACAGCGGGGCAAGGCGGATCTGGGATTCCTGCTCGGCTCGGGGCTGCTCCTCTGGGTCACCTGGATGAGCGCCACAATCACCGGGCGGCTCCTGGGATCGGCCATTCCCGATCCCCAGGCCTTTGGACTGGATTTCGCCTTTACCGCCGTGTTCCTGTCCCTGCTGGCCGGGCTGTGGCGGGGCAAGGGCGACATCCCCCCCTGGCTGGTGGCCACCGCAACCGCCTTGATCGTCAATCATTTCGTTCCCGGCAAGTGGTACATCGTGGCCGGAGGGCTGGCCGGCAGCCTGACCGGATTGCGAGGCGGCAATGCAGACCGATAGCCTCATCGCCATCCTCGGCATGGCCGCCGTCACCTACCTTACCCGCATCAGCGGTCCGTGGCTGGTGCGGCTGGTCCAGGGCAACCGCCGCGTGGAAGCCTGCCTGTCCAGGCTGCCCGGCAGCATCCTCTGCTCGCTCCTCGCTCCGCTCGTCTTCGCCTCCGGCTCGGCCGAGATCGCGGCCTCGGCCGTGACCCTCTTCGTCTCGGTCAAGGTCCGCCAGATGCCGGTGGCCCTGGTCGCGGGCGTCGCCTCCCTTGTCCTGTTCCGGCATTTTCTGTGATCACGCTTCGATCACATTCAACCGCTTGTGATATAAATCAATATATACCTCAGCCGATCATGCGGAAGGCCGCCAGGCCATTGCTTCGGGATGGATAAGCGAGTATGCGACCCAAACGTGTCATGGAAAGCGAGGTCCCCATGCGAACGGAAACTGCGGAAAGAACGGATTACGAAGAGCTCATCGAAGTATGGGAACGGTCGGTGCGCGCGACCCACGATTTTCTTGCGGAATCGGACATAGCCGAACTGCGTCCGCTGATCCTGACCCAATATTTCGACGCGGTTGAGCTGCGCTGCGTGCGCAGGGACGGCAGGATCCTCGGCTTTTCCGGCGTGGCCGACGGCGTGTTGGAAATGCTCTTCGTGGCCCCGGAGAGCCGGAACATGGGCGTGGGACGCGCCCTTTGCGAACACGCCGTGAAACGCCAGTCCGTCACCCGGGTGGATGTGAACGAGCAGAACCCGCAGGCCCTGGGATTCTACGAACGCATGGGATTCGCCGTGACCGGCCGTTCCCCGGTGGACGGCCAGGGCAGGCCGTTCCCCCTGCTCCACATGTCGCTGTCCTGACCCGGAAGACGGAAAAGGGGTCCGGCCGCCTGGCCAAACCCCTTTTCACTCCAGGCAATGGACAGCGCCGGGAAATTGTCTAGGCGTACATCCGGGAGCGGCTCTTCTCCCTGGCGGCGCGGATCGCCTGGTGCAGCGCCGCGGTGTTGACCGGCTTGGGCAGGTAGGCGAACGCCCCGGAATCCATGAACGCATCGCGGTCCATCTCCGAACGGACCCCGGAGATGACCAGGACCTCGGTCTCCGGGTGGGACTTGCGCACCCGCCGCAGCAGGTCCGCGTCCCTGACGCGCTTGGCGTCAAGAACCATCACATCCGGCTTGATTTCCTTGACCTTCTTCAACATCGACTTGCCGTCGGACACGGCATAGGCCCCGATGTTCGCCCGGTTGCGCAACCGGTTGGACAGGGTCGGCTCGAATTTCCGGTCGTCGGCGGCCAGCAGTACGGCGGCACGTTCGCGGCGCACCCGCCCATACCCGTCGGGACGGTGGTACATCCGCCCCACTCCGAATTCCACGCCTTCCACTCCGGGATAGGCGGACACGAACTCGCCGAGCGACCTGGACACGCTTTCCAGCATCTTCCGATGGCTGTTCACGGCAAGGGACACGGCCCCTCCCCTGCAATGGACCTCGATGTCGTGGCCCTGGGCGGCCAGGGCGGCGCGGACGCTCCCGGCCAGGGCGTGGTCCCGGGCGGACAAGATCTTCTCCGGGCCGCTCTTTCGGGGCAGGACCGGCTGGCCTTCACGGCCCAGGACGTCGAAGGCGCAGTAGTTGGCGCCCAGGCCGATCTCGGCCGACTCCACTCCGTCCATCTCCAACACGGAATCGAGCACGTTCCGGGTGACCGTGGCCAGGGTCCGTTCGTGGCTCTCGAAGGTCAGGGTCAGCGCACCGTCCGTGCCGGACACGGAAACGTGGTGGCCGAGCCCGGCCAGGGCCGCCTCGACCTCTGAATTGCGCAGAAAATCCTCCAGACGGACACCCGTGGCCTCGGAATCCTGGACCACGCCGGCGGCCAACTGCTCCACAACCATGCGCGCGCTCTGCTCGATGCCCACCGCTCCCACCGGGATGACCAGGTCATAGAGGTCGGGAGACCACGGATCGTTGCATTCCGTAACACTCATAACCCATTCACAACGGGCCATGTCGTCGGCCAGGATGATCTCCTTGGCCTCCTCCTCCGGATACCCCTTGTCGCGGTCCGCAATCCAAAGCCGGTCGTTCATTCCGCTGATCAGGCACACCCGCAGGATATTGTCTATCTCCGGGGGAGGCAGCAGGGCCATGAACCCCGAAAACACGGCGTTCTTCTCCTGGGAGAGCTTTCTGGCCATGGCAAAACGCAACCAGCCGATCACCTGCTCCCGATCCAGGCCGGAATCGCCCTTTGCCGCGCCGTAAAAAACCGCCCGGGCCATGGACTTTTCGTCCAATCCCGACAGACTGGCCGCGTCGGCTATGATCTCCTGGTCGGTAACCAGCCGGAATCCTGTAATATCCAGAATATGTTTCAATACAGGACCGGCATCGCAGAACAGGCCGTTGAACACGGTAATGGCAGTCATGATTCGCTCCTTCCCCGCCTGACAGGTTCAGGCGTCGACGTGCTACTCGCGGATGAAGTGTTGCAATGCGCAAGGCTGTTGCTTTTTGCAACTTGCTACGGTTCAAAACCGGCTTGAATTCCAGCCCCTTTGCTCCCGCAACCCTTCACATCAATCAAATTCAGTAAGTATACAAAGAAGTTACACAATCCATTCATTGTGCGGACCCCCTGTATTTTGCACGAAGCGTTCCAGTCCTACCGGCATACGGACCGGCACACTCGGCGGCAATCAATCGTCCCTTCAGAAGGGTTGCCAGTCCGTGATTTCGTGATGATCAACACGCCCAACCAGCAGGAATAAAGAGGAATCACCACCGAACTTCGCCCGTCGGAGGCGTCGAAGGGCTTATTGCGCATATTGCTGGTGACGGGAGGCAACAGATGGTACATCCCGAATGCCAAGCAACCCCAAGGAGGATGACATGATCGAAGCGCAAAGCTGGACTGCGGACGTCCTTGTCAGTTTGCGGGAAACCTTTGGAACCCGCTTGAAATATTTCGGATTGCAGGGCAGCTATCGTCGGGGGGAAGCCACCGAGGCCAGCGACATCGACCTGGTGGTCCTGCTGGACGAGATCTCGTTGGACGATCTGGACGCCTACCGCGCCATAGTCCGCGCCATGCCCGAAGGAGACAAGGCGTGCGGCTTCATGTGCGGGCTTGAGGAGTTCGCCGCCTGGCCTCCCCACGAGCTCTTCTCCTTCCGCATGGACACGGCCGACCTTTTCAACCGGCTGGACGATTTCCTGCCGCCCATCAGCCGCGAGGACATCAGGCTCGGAGCCAAGATCAGCGCCGCCACCCTGCTGCACCCCCTGACCCACAGCTACCTGTACGCCGGAGACGAGGCCAGACCGAGAATTCTCAACGAAGCCTGCAAGTACGCCTTTTTCCTCCTGCTGGTATGCGAATACCTGGACTCGGGCCGGTATTGCGAAAGCAAACAAGAGCTGCTCGCGCGCCTGGACTCTCCCCGGCGCGATATCCTCCTCGCGGGCATGGACTTTTCCGCCTGGCGCGAGACTCACGAGGACCGCGAAACCTTTGGAATGCTCCTAGACTGGTGCCGAGGCATACTGCTTCAGGTTTAAACCGATTCTCCCGGCCAAAAAAAGGGGGGGGGGGGTGAGCTACTAGCTGCAACCCCCTTCGCTTTCGACGAGCACAAAGAGCGCTCTTTCAGGGCAACCTCGCGCCATGTCAAACATGCGCAGGATCGGATCATAAGGTCTGGAACCGTCAGGATGGATATTTGCGGATCGTCAAAAAAGAGGAAGGGTTGCAGCCTGTTAGCTGCAACCCTTTTGATTTCGTGGTGCCGAGGGGGGGATTCGAACCCCCACGGAATTTCTTCCACTGCCCCCTCAAGACAGCGTGTCTACCAATTCCACCACCTCGGCACGAATATGCTCAGAGCTATTCGCTCTTGGCGTCGTCCCCGGTATCCTTGAAGGTGATACCCGGCTTGGCCGGTTCGGCGGGAGCCGTGGTCTGCGCGGCGGGGTTCGCCTGCTGCAGCATAATCGACTCCTGGTCCGTAACCTTGTTCCCGGTCAGGATATTGTATCCAAGGGAAGTGAGCAGGAAAACCGTTGCGAGTCCAGCGGTTACCTTGACCAGGATACCGCCCGCGCCGGTGGAGCCGAACATCGTGCTGCTACCGCCGCCGAAGATGACTCCCATCCCCTCATGACCGGACTGCAGCATTACTGCGCCGATCAAAAAGATGCAAGCCAAAACATGAATGACAATCACTAAGGTTTCCACAATCAATCCCTTTTCTTAGAATCTTTTTTCCGCTTGCAATATCAGGCCAGTACGATCTGAGAAAAGCTTTCGCTCAGCAAGCTCGCGCCTCCTACCAATACTCCGTCGACATTGTCAAGCGCAATAATTTCCGCGCAGTTGCCCGGTTTGACGCTGCCGCCATATAAGATTCTCATTTCATTGGCTTTTTCTCCATAAATTGAAACGAGAATTTTCCGGGTGAAACCGTGAGCCTGCTGGATTTCCGCAGGACCGGCCACCTCGCCGGTGCCGATGGCCCAGACAGGCTCGTAGGCCACGCTGATCCGGTCCGGCTCCACGCCCACGGGAACGTCGCGCAGTCCGGCCCTGATCTGGCGCTCCAGGACCTCCTCGACCTTGCCGCCCTTGCGCTCCTCGATCTTCTCGCCCACGCAGAGAATGACCTTGAGGCCCTTTTCCAGGCCGTAGGCGGTCTTGCGTCCCACCAACTCGTCACTCTCGCCGAGCACGTGGCGGCGTTCGGAATGGCCTGTCAGCCCATAGGACGCCCCTGCGTCGGCGAGCATCTTCGGGGATATCTCGCCGGTGAAGGCGCCTTCTTCTTCCGTATAGAAGTCCTGCCCTCCGGCGGAGAAGCCGTCAACCGGGGCAAAGGCGTCCCCCACGGCCTTGAGTGCGGTGAACGGGGGAAAGACGAGGACCTCCCTGTCCGCCGGGAGCTTGTCCGCGGCCAGTCCGACCAGTTCCCTGGCGGTCGATTCGGCCTCGGCCCAGGTCTTGTACATCTTCCAATTGGCCGCCATGAGCTTCTTCATTACTTCATGCACTCCTTTAAAGCTGTGAACGCGGGCAGCTCCTTGCCTTCGAGAAATTCCAGGAAGGAACCGCCGCCGGTGGAAATAAAGCTGAATTTATCCGCCATGTTGAGGAGATTGACCACAGCATCAGTATCCCCGCCGCCAACAATGGTCAGAGAGTCGTCCAGACCGGCTATGGCCTTGCACACCGCCAGGGACCCCTTGGCAAACGCCGTTGTCTCGAAGAGACCCATGGGGCCGTTCCAGACCACGGTCTTGGCCAGCTTGAGGACGGACACGAAATTGGTGATGGTCTCCGGCCCGATGTCCAGGACCAGGGCGTCCGTGGGCACGGTCTTGGCCGTGCACACCCCTTCCACCTGTTTGGCCTTGGGGGTCTTGGCGTAGAGGAAGTCCACGGGCAGATGCAGGACCGAGCCCATGGACTCGGCCTTGCGCATGATCTCGGACGCGGCGTCCACCAGGTCCGGCTCCACCAGGGACTGGCCCATGTTGTACCCCTGGGCCATGAGGAAGGTATTGGCCATGGCCCCGCCGATGATGATGTCGTCCACCTTGCCGAGCAGGTTGTTCAGGATGCCCAGCTTGGTGGACACCTTGGCACCGCCGGAAACGCAGACATAGGGCCGCTTGGGCGCCTTGAGGGCGTCGCCGAGGTAGTCGTATTCGCGCTGCAGCAGGAACCCGGCGCAGCACACCTTGGCGTGTTTGGGCACGTCCACCACCGAAGCGTTCTCGCGGTGGGCCACGCCAAAGGCGTCATTCACGTAGACGTCGGCCAGGGACGCCAGCAGCTTGCCGAAATTGCCCCGCTCTTCCGGGGTCTTGCCGGTCTCTTCGGGATTGAAGCGCAGATTGTCGAGCATGATCACCCGGCCGGGCTGGAGATCGGCGCAGGCCTTCACCGCCTGGTCGCCGATACGCCCGGGAATCAGGGCCACGCCCAGGCCAAGCAGCTCTCCGGTGCGATTGGCCACCGGCCCCAGAGACAGCTCGGGGACGACCTTGCCCTTGGGCTTGCCCAGGTGGGCGCAGAGGATGACCGACGCGCCGTTGTCCAGTGCATAGCGGATGGACGGCAGGGCTGCGCGGATGCGGTGGTCGTCGGTGATCACCCCGTCCTCTATGGGCACGTTGAAGTCCACCCGGAACAGCAGCTTTTTGCCGGAAATAGGCAGCTCGTCGATGCACAACATCTGAAAAACCTCGTAGTTATGTTAAAAGTCGTAGCGGAACAACAACGCGTCTTCCCGGGTATCGGGATAGTATTTTTTGCGCACTCCGATCTTCTTGTACCCGAATTTGCGGTACAAAGCCAAGGCTGGATCGTTGGACACCTTCACATCCAGAAAACTTTTGGTGACGCCTTCGGCCGCACAGATTTCGAAGCTCCGCGCCAGAAGCGCTTCGCCCAGCCCCTGCCGCCGATGGTCGGGGTGCACCGCCAGGTTGAGGATCTCCATCTCGTCTTCGATCATGGAAAAGGCCATGTATCCCGCAAGGATGGCCCCTCTGCGGACGCCGATGATCCGATAGGCGCCGCTCTCCAGCCCCAGCAGGAACTGGTCGCGCGTCCAGTGGTACTCGAAACAACGCCCTTCGAGTTCAATGAGGTCGTCGACGTCGGAAACGCCCAGGTCGATCACCGCATCCGTCATTGTTCCCCCGCCCTATTGGGCTGGATATGTTGAAACATTGGGTGTATA encodes:
- a CDS encoding acetyltransferase translates to MRTETAERTDYEELIEVWERSVRATHDFLAESDIAELRPLILTQYFDAVELRCVRRDGRILGFSGVADGVLEMLFVAPESRNMGVGRALCEHAVKRQSVTRVDVNEQNPQALGFYERMGFAVTGRSPVDGQGRPFPLLHMSLS
- a CDS encoding response regulator; amino-acid sequence: MTAITVFNGLFCDAGPVLKHILDITGFRLVTDQEIIADAASLSGLDEKSMARAVFYGAAKGDSGLDREQVIGWLRFAMARKLSQEKNAVFSGFMALLPPPEIDNILRVCLISGMNDRLWIADRDKGYPEEEAKEIILADDMARCEWVMSVTECNDPWSPDLYDLVIPVGAVGIEQSARMVVEQLAAGVVQDSEATGVRLEDFLRNSEVEAALAGLGHHVSVSGTDGALTLTFESHERTLATVTRNVLDSVLEMDGVESAEIGLGANYCAFDVLGREGQPVLPRKSGPEKILSARDHALAGSVRAALAAQGHDIEVHCRGGAVSLAVNSHRKMLESVSRSLGEFVSAYPGVEGVEFGVGRMYHRPDGYGRVRRERAAVLLAADDRKFEPTLSNRLRNRANIGAYAVSDGKSMLKKVKEIKPDVMVLDAKRVRDADLLRRVRKSHPETEVLVISGVRSEMDRDAFMDSGAFAYLPKPVNTAALHQAIRAAREKSRSRMYA
- a CDS encoding nucleotidyltransferase domain-containing protein — its product is MIEAQSWTADVLVSLRETFGTRLKYFGLQGSYRRGEATEASDIDLVVLLDEISLDDLDAYRAIVRAMPEGDKACGFMCGLEEFAAWPPHELFSFRMDTADLFNRLDDFLPPISREDIRLGAKISAATLLHPLTHSYLYAGDEARPRILNEACKYAFFLLLVCEYLDSGRYCESKQELLARLDSPRRDILLAGMDFSAWRETHEDRETFGMLLDWCRGILLQV
- the secG gene encoding preprotein translocase subunit SecG, translated to METLVIVIHVLACIFLIGAVMLQSGHEGMGVIFGGGSSTMFGSTGAGGILVKVTAGLATVFLLTSLGYNILTGNKVTDQESIMLQQANPAAQTTAPAEPAKPGITFKDTGDDAKSE
- the tpiA gene encoding triose-phosphate isomerase codes for the protein MKKLMAANWKMYKTWAEAESTARELVGLAADKLPADREVLVFPPFTALKAVGDAFAPVDGFSAGGQDFYTEEEGAFTGEISPKMLADAGASYGLTGHSERRHVLGESDELVGRKTAYGLEKGLKVILCVGEKIEERKGGKVEEVLERQIRAGLRDVPVGVEPDRISVAYEPVWAIGTGEVAGPAEIQQAHGFTRKILVSIYGEKANEMRILYGGSVKPGNCAEIIALDNVDGVLVGGASLLSESFSQIVLA
- a CDS encoding phosphoglycerate kinase; the encoded protein is MLCIDELPISGKKLLFRVDFNVPIEDGVITDDHRIRAALPSIRYALDNGASVILCAHLGKPKGKVVPELSLGPVANRTGELLGLGVALIPGRIGDQAVKACADLQPGRVIMLDNLRFNPEETGKTPEERGNFGKLLASLADVYVNDAFGVAHRENASVVDVPKHAKVCCAGFLLQREYDYLGDALKAPKRPYVCVSGGAKVSTKLGILNNLLGKVDDIIIGGAMANTFLMAQGYNMGQSLVEPDLVDAASEIMRKAESMGSVLHLPVDFLYAKTPKAKQVEGVCTAKTVPTDALVLDIGPETITNFVSVLKLAKTVVWNGPMGLFETTAFAKGSLAVCKAIAGLDDSLTIVGGGDTDAVVNLLNMADKFSFISTGGGSFLEFLEGKELPAFTALKECMK
- the rimI gene encoding ribosomal protein S18-alanine N-acetyltransferase, whose amino-acid sequence is MTDAVIDLGVSDVDDLIELEGRCFEYHWTRDQFLLGLESGAYRIIGVRRGAILAGYMAFSMIEDEMEILNLAVHPDHRRQGLGEALLARSFEICAAEGVTKSFLDVKVSNDPALALYRKFGYKKIGVRKKYYPDTREDALLFRYDF